In Bacillus sp. NP247, one DNA window encodes the following:
- the cax gene encoding calcium/proton exchanger: MFNKIFLIVALIGVPLSVLGKTLHWPQTIMFAVYCITIIALAGFMGRATESLAIVSGPRIGGLLNATFGNAVELIISIFALQAGLIEVVLASLTGSVLGNLLLVGGLSFFIGGLKYKRQSFNVYDARHNSALLIFAVVVAFVIPEIFSMKMDAGKTYQLSIGVSIIMIIMYLAALLFKLVTHRGVYQHKSDEVAHEEEPEWSKSKALLILAIATLAVAYVSEALVHTFETVAKSFGWSELFIGVIIVAIVGNAAEHASAIIMAYKNKVNIAVEIAVGSTLQIAMFVAPVLVLLSMLFAQKMPLVFTIPELVSMITAVFLTIAISNDGDTNWFEGGTLLAAYVIMGIGFYLL; encoded by the coding sequence ATGTTTAATAAAATATTTCTTATAGTAGCGCTTATAGGTGTACCACTTTCTGTACTCGGAAAAACATTGCATTGGCCTCAAACAATTATGTTTGCTGTATATTGCATTACGATTATCGCATTAGCGGGGTTTATGGGGAGAGCAACAGAAAGTTTAGCAATTGTTTCTGGACCTCGGATAGGTGGATTATTAAATGCTACTTTTGGTAATGCGGTTGAACTTATCATTTCAATTTTCGCACTTCAAGCAGGGTTAATTGAAGTTGTGCTAGCTTCATTAACGGGTTCTGTACTTGGGAATTTATTATTAGTAGGAGGACTTTCCTTTTTTATAGGTGGCCTTAAATATAAAAGACAAAGTTTTAATGTGTATGATGCGAGGCATAATTCAGCTTTATTAATATTTGCTGTTGTCGTAGCCTTTGTTATTCCAGAGATTTTTTCAATGAAGATGGATGCTGGAAAGACGTATCAATTAAGTATTGGTGTTTCTATTATCATGATTATTATGTACCTTGCTGCATTGCTATTTAAGTTAGTTACGCACCGTGGTGTATATCAACATAAAAGTGATGAAGTAGCGCATGAGGAAGAGCCAGAGTGGTCCAAAAGTAAAGCGCTACTCATTTTAGCGATAGCAACACTTGCAGTTGCTTATGTGTCAGAGGCCCTCGTACATACTTTTGAAACGGTCGCAAAGTCATTTGGCTGGTCAGAGTTATTTATAGGGGTTATTATCGTTGCAATTGTTGGCAATGCAGCAGAACATGCATCTGCGATTATTATGGCATATAAAAATAAAGTGAATATCGCAGTGGAAATTGCAGTAGGTTCTACATTACAAATCGCTATGTTTGTTGCTCCTGTATTAGTACTTCTTTCGATGCTTTTTGCACAAAAGATGCCTTTAGTATTTACAATACCAGAACTTGTTTCTATGATTACAGCTGTTTTCTTAACCATTGCGATTTCAAATGATGGGGATACAAACTGGTTTGAAGGAGGCACTTTATTAGCGGCGTATGTCATTATGGGAATTGGTTTTTATTTATTATGA
- a CDS encoding YfkD famly protein, whose protein sequence is MKRVYSICLSTMVSFILLFPNSSFAKTTVEVKMPSSVLNISKDNTFPNDAQDLPRLQPSKFAQELLKTANIKIENPDLIRMFNETTISNAPLAVGYRAKIYLGQWALNYESIDTSINWEYKQVNRNVYDNRGGDRLYPLRYKQETQKTIEGDLTADMKDATDVKKMMLLKALEKVQLPLSFKTTIGYGTGHERVYNISPSQLGYLYAYTPAVNEKGKVTFGEVYLVLKGNQKRLVVKNVTSQGIGAAIPIHDHLFFKFVSSSHSQ, encoded by the coding sequence GTGAAACGAGTATACAGCATATGTCTTTCAACCATGGTCTCGTTTATTTTATTATTTCCTAACAGTAGTTTTGCAAAGACAACGGTAGAAGTAAAAATGCCTTCATCTGTTTTAAATATTTCAAAAGATAATACATTTCCAAATGACGCACAAGATTTACCGCGTTTACAGCCAAGTAAGTTTGCGCAAGAACTATTGAAAACAGCAAATATCAAAATTGAAAACCCTGATTTAATTCGAATGTTTAATGAAACAACAATTTCGAATGCACCGCTTGCGGTAGGATACCGAGCGAAAATTTATTTAGGTCAATGGGCATTAAATTATGAGTCAATAGATACATCGATTAATTGGGAATATAAGCAAGTGAATCGAAATGTATATGATAATCGCGGAGGAGATCGTTTATATCCACTTCGCTATAAACAAGAAACTCAAAAGACAATCGAAGGCGATTTAACAGCGGATATGAAAGATGCTACAGATGTGAAAAAAATGATGCTTTTAAAAGCGCTTGAAAAAGTACAATTGCCACTTTCGTTTAAAACGACCATTGGTTATGGTACAGGACATGAGCGTGTTTATAATATTAGTCCAAGTCAACTCGGATATTTATATGCTTATACGCCAGCAGTAAATGAAAAAGGAAAAGTAACATTTGGAGAAGTGTACCTTGTTTTAAAGGGAAATCAAAAAAGGCTTGTCGTAAAAAATGTTACTTCTCAAGGAATTGGAGCTGCTATTCCAATTCATGATCATTTGTTTTTTAAATTTGTTTCTTCATCGCATTCACAATGA